The Caldilineales bacterium genome window below encodes:
- a CDS encoding SDR family oxidoreductase has protein sequence MNETSQRVALVTGAARGIGLAITGALAEAGARVAMVDVQDLTGLAKPVGSLAITADITRPEEVQRAVETTVAACGRLDMLVNNAGICPLTPFAAISPDEWDRVLAVNLKGAFLCCQAALPHLRRAGTGGRVINIASVAGQMGGVLVGAHYAAAKAGLIALTKSLARLLAPDGVTVNCIAPATTATDLTSGWPDELQGRVQAQIPLGRFAEPAEIAAAVCYLASDAASFITGATLDVNGGLYLR, from the coding sequence ATGAACGAAACAAGCCAGCGCGTGGCCCTCGTCACCGGCGCAGCACGCGGCATCGGGCTGGCCATTACCGGCGCCCTGGCTGAAGCCGGGGCGCGGGTGGCGATGGTCGATGTGCAAGACCTGACAGGTCTCGCAAAACCTGTCGGGTCTCTCGCCATCACCGCCGACATAACCCGCCCGGAAGAGGTGCAGCGCGCGGTGGAGACGACGGTCGCCGCCTGCGGTCGCCTCGATATGCTCGTCAACAACGCCGGCATCTGCCCGCTCACGCCCTTCGCCGCCATCAGCCCGGACGAGTGGGACCGGGTGTTGGCCGTCAACCTCAAGGGCGCCTTCCTCTGCTGCCAGGCGGCCCTGCCCCACCTGCGCCGCGCTGGAACAGGCGGGCGGGTCATCAACATTGCCTCGGTGGCAGGGCAGATGGGCGGGGTGCTGGTGGGCGCGCATTATGCCGCGGCCAAAGCCGGGCTGATCGCCCTGACCAAATCCCTGGCCCGCTTACTGGCCCCGGATGGCGTCACCGTCAACTGCATCGCCCCGGCCACCACCGCCACCGACCTCACCTCCGGCTGGCCGGACGAGCTACAAGGCCGGGTGCAGGCCCAGATCCCCCTTGGCCGCTTTGCCGAACCGGCAGAAATCGCCGCCGCTGTCTGCTATCTGGCCAGCGACGCCGCCAGTTTTATCACCGGCGCCACGTTGGACGTGAATGGAGGGCTGTATCTGCGTTGA
- a CDS encoding transketolase, giving the protein MSPSGLPLTDHSYLSSIANRLRRHVIKMTYAAGSGHPGGSLSAADMMAALYFHALRLDPARPDWLDRDRFILSKGHACPIWYAALAERGFFPVDDLWRLRQADSHLQGHPDMRKTPGVEMTSGPLGSGLAAGAGMALAARITGREFRTYVMLGDGDLQEGATWEAAMLAGHRRLANLVVLVDYNRSQVDGKSDDILSLEPLADKWRACNWQVREIDGRDMGQILDALAWANSAADAPTCIIAHTIKGWPVSFMLDRHEWHGKAPNREQAKAALRELGEEWEPPERVASGTWQAAGERTSRALREAFGAEIVRLGAELPELVVLDADISSSLKTGAFGKAFPDRQINFGVAEQDMFLAAAGLASAGLLPLACTYATFATLRACEAIRSFICYPRLNVKVICSHGGLEVGWDGPTHQGIEDIAIMRALPNMTVIVPADAVAVPALLRQAIAHTGPVYFRLGRNPVPVIYGERQEFRLGRAITVRGGGDVTLIACGVMVSLALEAAAELAGQGIDARVLDLHTIKPLDGEAVGRAAEETGAIVTAEDHNLIGGLGGAVAEYLAEHRPVPLARVGIPDVFCRSGDPAELFPMYGLAVADIVAAAQSVLQRKNSEEHA; this is encoded by the coding sequence ATGTCGCCATCAGGCCTACCGCTCACCGATCACTCATACCTCTCCAGCATTGCCAACCGCCTGCGCCGCCATGTCATCAAGATGACCTATGCCGCCGGGTCGGGGCATCCGGGCGGGTCGCTGTCGGCGGCGGATATGATGGCGGCCCTCTACTTCCACGCCCTCCGTCTGGATCCCGCCCGCCCCGACTGGCTCGACCGCGACCGCTTCATCCTCTCGAAAGGCCACGCCTGCCCGATTTGGTACGCGGCCCTGGCCGAGCGCGGCTTCTTCCCGGTGGACGATTTGTGGCGACTGCGGCAGGCCGACAGCCACTTGCAGGGCCACCCGGATATGCGCAAGACGCCCGGCGTCGAGATGACCTCCGGGCCGTTGGGGAGCGGGCTGGCGGCCGGGGCGGGCATGGCCCTGGCGGCCAGGATCACGGGCCGGGAGTTCCGCACCTACGTCATGCTGGGCGATGGCGACCTGCAGGAAGGCGCCACCTGGGAAGCAGCGATGCTGGCCGGGCATCGACGCCTGGCCAATCTCGTCGTCCTGGTCGATTACAATCGCTCACAGGTCGATGGCAAGTCGGACGACATCCTCAGCCTGGAGCCGCTGGCCGACAAGTGGCGGGCGTGCAACTGGCAGGTGCGCGAGATCGATGGCCGCGACATGGGCCAGATTCTCGACGCCCTCGCCTGGGCCAACTCTGCGGCCGACGCCCCGACCTGCATCATCGCCCATACGATCAAGGGCTGGCCGGTCTCGTTCATGCTCGACAGGCACGAATGGCATGGCAAAGCGCCCAATCGCGAGCAGGCAAAGGCGGCGCTGCGCGAGTTGGGTGAGGAGTGGGAGCCGCCTGAGCGGGTGGCAAGCGGCACGTGGCAGGCGGCAGGTGAGCGCACGTCTCGCGCTCTGCGCGAGGCCTTTGGGGCGGAAATCGTCCGGCTGGGGGCGGAGCTGCCGGAGCTGGTGGTGTTGGATGCCGACATCTCCAGCTCGCTCAAGACCGGCGCTTTCGGCAAGGCTTTCCCCGACCGGCAGATCAATTTCGGCGTGGCCGAGCAGGATATGTTTCTGGCCGCCGCCGGCCTGGCCTCGGCCGGCCTCCTCCCGCTGGCCTGCACCTATGCCACCTTTGCCACCTTGCGCGCCTGCGAGGCCATCCGCAGCTTCATCTGCTATCCCAGGCTCAACGTCAAGGTCATTTGTTCGCACGGCGGACTGGAGGTGGGTTGGGACGGGCCGACGCACCAGGGCATCGAGGACATCGCCATCATGCGGGCGCTGCCAAACATGACCGTCATCGTTCCCGCCGATGCCGTCGCTGTGCCCGCACTGCTGCGCCAGGCCATCGCCCACACAGGCCCCGTCTATTTTCGCCTGGGCCGCAATCCCGTGCCCGTCATCTACGGTGAACGGCAGGAATTCCGTCTTGGCCGGGCCATCACCGTGCGCGGGGGCGGCGATGTCACGCTCATCGCTTGCGGCGTCATGGTCAGCCTGGCGCTGGAGGCCGCCGCGGAGTTGGCTGGGCAGGGCATCGATGCCCGCGTGCTCGACCTTCATACGATCAAACCGCTGGATGGCGAGGCCGTCGGTCGGGCCGCCGAGGAAACCGGGGCTATCGTCACCGCCGAGGATCACAACCTCATCGGCGGGTTGGGCGGGGCTGTGGCCGAGTATCTGGCCGAGCACCGCCCCGTTCCCCTCGCCCGCGTCGGCATCCCCGACGTGTTCTGTCGCTCCGGCGATCCGGCCGAGCTGTTCCCGATGTACGGCCTGGCTGTAGCCGACATCGTCGCCGCTGCCCAAAGCGTGTTGCAGCGCAAAAACAGCGAGGAACACGCATGA
- a CDS encoding NYN domain-containing protein: MAIFWKTRLNVRNCDFSYQTHHEKMTDVNIAVELMADAFLDRFDLALLVSADSDLVGPVNTVRQLFKQKRVVVAFPPGRVSNALKDAATGYTYIDRDVLSKSVFSDEIVRSDGFVLRRPAEWR, from the coding sequence ATGGCCATTTTCTGGAAGACAAGGTTAAATGTTAGAAATTGTGATTTTTCTTATCAAACGCATCACGAAAAGATGACAGATGTCAATATTGCCGTTGAGTTGATGGCTGATGCGTTTCTCGACAGATTTGATCTTGCTCTCCTTGTTTCGGCAGATAGTGATCTTGTAGGACCTGTGAATACGGTACGGCAATTGTTCAAGCAAAAACGTGTTGTGGTTGCATTCCCGCCAGGGAGGGTTTCAAATGCACTAAAAGATGCTGCCACTGGTTATACGTATATCGACCGAGACGTATTATCAAAGAGCGTGTTTTCCGATGAGATTGTGCGTTCTGATGGTTTTGTTTTGCGGCGCCCAGCAGAGTGGCGATGA
- a CDS encoding Xaa-Pro peptidase family protein yields the protein MNPHPAIPPAEFPQRWRRVQEMMARQRLDLLVAYADDRAVFGPAHARWLANFPVHFEPACILMPRRGDPVLLTGPESVAYALLAGQMRDVRAASVFVHPDEDYPFATIHSLTDILAELAGGAGAIRRVGLAGRGLMSADFLAGFRLALPEAEWIDVEEAMCDLRARKSPAEIAVIRHAYGIAGLGLQAAVGAIAVGVSEREVAAEAEAAMRRAGAEGTGIDTIVASGPNARPILARSTFRRIRPDELVLLTLAPRYEGYHAAIGRPVLVGNPGDDIRGAAEVAGRAQEACYRALRAGVEGREVEAIGRRIVAEAGLAPYFLYSGVHSVGVIEFEPPIFGPSSAAVIEPDMIISVDIPLFDAPWGGLRVEDGYRIGADGVERLNQAPYLITIE from the coding sequence ATGAACCCGCACCCCGCCATCCCCCCGGCAGAATTCCCCCAACGCTGGCGCCGCGTCCAGGAGATGATGGCGCGCCAGCGGCTGGACTTGCTCGTGGCCTATGCCGATGACCGGGCGGTGTTCGGGCCGGCCCACGCCCGCTGGCTGGCGAACTTCCCCGTCCACTTCGAGCCGGCCTGCATCCTCATGCCCCGCCGCGGCGACCCCGTCCTCCTCACCGGCCCCGAAAGCGTGGCCTACGCCCTGTTGGCCGGGCAGATGCGGGATGTGCGCGCCGCCAGCGTCTTCGTCCACCCGGACGAGGACTACCCCTTTGCCACCATCCATAGCCTGACCGACATCCTGGCCGAGCTGGCGGGTGGGGCCGGCGCCATCCGGCGGGTGGGGCTGGCCGGGCGGGGGCTGATGAGCGCCGATTTCCTGGCCGGCTTCCGACTGGCCCTGCCGGAGGCCGAATGGATCGATGTCGAGGAGGCCATGTGCGATCTGCGGGCGCGCAAATCGCCGGCGGAGATCGCCGTCATTCGCCACGCCTACGGGATCGCCGGACTGGGCCTGCAAGCGGCGGTGGGGGCCATCGCCGTGGGCGTGAGCGAAAGAGAGGTGGCGGCCGAGGCCGAAGCCGCCATGCGCCGGGCCGGGGCCGAGGGCACGGGCATCGACACCATTGTTGCTTCTGGCCCCAACGCCCGCCCCATCCTGGCTCGCTCCACCTTTCGCCGCATCCGGCCCGATGAACTGGTGCTGCTGACTCTCGCCCCGCGCTACGAAGGCTATCACGCCGCCATCGGCCGCCCGGTGTTGGTGGGCAACCCCGGCGACGACATCCGCGGCGCGGCCGAGGTTGCCGGCCGGGCGCAGGAGGCGTGTTATCGGGCCTTGCGCGCCGGCGTCGAAGGCCGGGAGGTCGAGGCCATTGGCCGGCGCATCGTCGCCGAAGCGGGCCTGGCCCCCTACTTCCTCTATTCCGGCGTCCACAGCGTCGGCGTGATCGAGTTCGAGCCGCCCATCTTCGGCCCCAGCAGCGCCGCCGTCATCGAGCCGGACATGATCATCTCGGTGGACATCCCCCTCTTCGACGCGCCCTGGGGCGGCTTACGGGTCGAGGACGGTTATCGCATTGGCGCCGACGGCGTCGAACGGCTCAATCAGGCGCCGTATCTGATCACAATCGAATAG
- a CDS encoding cupin domain-containing protein yields MPRLETSHISTCPVYHLPGRDWRYLLGPQNSAARNLVFGLAQFPGGTLAAAHVHAAEEEILYILAGAGAILAGEQEIALEPGVAVFIPPGLMHQIRADGPEPMELVTVFSPPVVPGVYDPHAHGDEP; encoded by the coding sequence ATGCCCCGCCTCGAAACATCCCACATCTCCACTTGCCCGGTCTACCACCTCCCCGGCCGCGACTGGCGCTACCTCCTCGGCCCGCAGAACAGCGCCGCCCGCAACCTGGTCTTCGGTCTGGCCCAATTCCCCGGCGGCACGCTGGCCGCAGCCCATGTCCACGCCGCCGAGGAAGAGATCCTCTACATCCTCGCCGGCGCCGGCGCCATCCTGGCCGGGGAACAGGAAATCGCCCTGGAGCCGGGCGTGGCCGTCTTCATCCCGCCCGGCCTGATGCACCAGATCCGGGCCGATGGGCCGGAGCCGATGGAACTGGTCACGGTCTTCTCGCCCCCGGTCGTGCCCGGCGTCTACGACCCCCACGCCCATGGCGACGAACCATGA
- a CDS encoding N-acyl homoserine lactonase family protein, giving the protein MPTYSIQAIKYCEQTVPGPQMFFMSRWDEWLQADFFFFVLRGDDGQVILIDCGVRDVDEIQPLVVAGGGWQARFRMDMATQNVPLLLQQTGVDPAAVSYVLLSHLHYDHCSNARLFPNAKFVVSRTGWEMTLNPPHPALVPDILFPRDVIAYLAGEARDRLILVDDEAPDILPGIGAFYVGGHTMCCQAFTVPTRQGLAVFPSDTVFYYANLEQMHPIGLAVDIKQCWVAMERIRALLRAQNGFLVPPHDPELLRRHPGGVVTGT; this is encoded by the coding sequence ATGCCAACCTACTCCATCCAGGCCATCAAATACTGTGAACAAACTGTGCCCGGCCCGCAGATGTTCTTCATGTCGCGCTGGGACGAGTGGCTGCAGGCCGATTTCTTCTTCTTCGTCCTGCGCGGCGACGACGGGCAGGTGATCCTGATCGATTGCGGCGTGCGCGATGTGGACGAAATTCAGCCGCTGGTGGTGGCAGGCGGCGGCTGGCAGGCGCGCTTCCGCATGGACATGGCCACACAGAATGTGCCCCTGCTGCTCCAACAGACGGGCGTCGATCCGGCTGCGGTGAGCTACGTGCTGCTCTCGCACCTGCACTACGACCACTGCTCGAACGCCAGACTGTTCCCCAACGCCAAATTCGTGGTCTCGCGCACCGGCTGGGAGATGACGCTGAACCCGCCCCACCCCGCCCTCGTCCCCGACATCCTCTTCCCGCGCGATGTCATCGCCTACCTGGCCGGCGAAGCCCGCGACCGCCTCATCCTGGTGGACGACGAGGCTCCCGACATTCTGCCCGGCATCGGCGCGTTTTACGTGGGCGGTCACACCATGTGCTGCCAGGCCTTTACCGTGCCGACGCGGCAGGGTCTGGCCGTCTTCCCTTCCGACACGGTTTTCTATTACGCCAACCTGGAGCAGATGCACCCCATCGGCCTGGCCGTGGACATCAAACAATGCTGGGTGGCGATGGAACGCATCCGGGCGCTGCTCCGCGCCCAAAACGGCTTCCTCGTCCCGCCGCACGACCCCGAACTCCTGCGCCGGCATCCGGGAGGAGTTGTAACAGGAACATAG
- a CDS encoding SDR family oxidoreductase, which translates to MTSTSQLQGKVAIVTGAARGIGRAIAVRFGQEGARVAVVDLRETEGRATVGLIEQAGGQAMFVSTDVADHEQVQTMVGAVLERWGTIDILVNDAGICPFEDFLDLPEALWDQVLDVNLKGYFLVSQAVARVMVEHGVKGRIIAVSSISAEFGGSQQAHYCASKAGINLLVKSMAISLGPHGITCNAVLPGTVETDLNRAALADPVARSYWSKRAPLGRLGQPEDIAGPVIFFTSDDAAWCTGAMLVVDGGTSVNLQ; encoded by the coding sequence ATGACATCTACATCTCAGCTTCAGGGTAAAGTCGCCATCGTCACCGGAGCCGCGCGGGGGATCGGCCGGGCCATCGCCGTGCGCTTTGGGCAGGAGGGGGCGCGGGTGGCGGTGGTCGATCTGCGCGAGACCGAGGGCCGCGCGACGGTGGGGCTGATCGAGCAGGCCGGCGGGCAGGCGATGTTCGTCTCCACCGATGTAGCCGATCACGAGCAGGTGCAGACCATGGTAGGGGCCGTGCTCGAACGCTGGGGAACCATTGACATCCTGGTCAACGACGCCGGCATCTGCCCGTTCGAGGACTTTCTCGACCTGCCGGAAGCGTTGTGGGACCAGGTGCTGGACGTGAACCTGAAAGGCTATTTCCTGGTCTCGCAGGCGGTGGCGCGGGTCATGGTCGAACACGGTGTGAAGGGACGGATCATTGCCGTCAGCTCGATTTCGGCCGAGTTCGGCGGCAGCCAGCAGGCGCACTATTGCGCCTCGAAGGCCGGGATCAACCTGCTGGTGAAGTCGATGGCGATTTCACTCGGCCCGCATGGCATCACCTGCAACGCCGTCCTGCCCGGCACGGTCGAGACCGACCTCAATCGCGCGGCCCTGGCCGATCCCGTCGCGCGCTCCTATTGGTCGAAGCGGGCGCCGCTCGGCCGCCTGGGCCAACCCGAAGACATCGCCGGCCCCGTCATCTTCTTCACCAGCGACGACGCCGCCTGGTGCACCGGCGCCATGCTGGTCGTCGATGGCGGCACGTCGGTGAATTTGCAGTGA
- a CDS encoding class II aldolase/adducin family protein produces the protein MTIEAPYPELSELLTLIGEAGSRLSEIGASEGAAGNISVYIGWPIDPRRLFPIVSAIDLPEPAPELAGRAFLVSGSGRRLREIMQDPGSNLGCVVVDEGGMTARHYTSPRRLFARPTSEFNSHLAVHRDQVARSGSNFHAVIHAQPPYLTFLSHIPRYRDQDFLNRHLLRWQPETIVNLPEGIGMVPFLLPGSAALMAATVASLRQHRIVVWAKHGVMARSDQSVKRAADRIEYAETAARYEYFNLRNGEPADGLSEEEILAICAAFDVPQTVF, from the coding sequence ATGACCATCGAAGCACCCTACCCCGAACTAAGCGAACTCCTGACCCTGATCGGCGAGGCCGGCAGCCGGCTATCGGAGATCGGCGCCAGCGAGGGCGCCGCCGGCAACATCTCGGTCTACATCGGCTGGCCGATCGACCCGCGGCGTCTGTTCCCCATCGTTTCCGCCATCGACCTGCCCGAACCGGCGCCCGAGCTGGCGGGCCGGGCCTTCCTGGTCAGCGGCTCGGGCCGGAGGCTGCGCGAGATCATGCAGGACCCCGGCTCCAACCTGGGCTGCGTGGTGGTGGATGAAGGCGGGATGACCGCCCGCCACTACACCTCGCCCCGGCGGTTGTTCGCCCGCCCCACCAGCGAATTCAACTCCCACCTGGCCGTGCACCGCGACCAGGTGGCCCGCTCCGGCAGCAATTTCCACGCCGTCATCCACGCCCAGCCGCCCTACCTCACCTTCCTCAGCCATATCCCCCGCTACCGCGACCAGGATTTCCTCAACCGCCATCTGCTGCGCTGGCAGCCGGAGACGATTGTGAACCTGCCGGAAGGGATCGGCATGGTTCCGTTCTTGTTGCCCGGCTCGGCGGCGCTGATGGCAGCCACGGTGGCCAGCCTGCGCCAGCATCGCATCGTCGTCTGGGCCAAACACGGGGTCATGGCCCGCTCCGATCAGTCGGTGAAACGGGCGGCCGACCGCATCGAGTATGCCGAGACAGCCGCCCGCTACGAGTATTTCAATCTGCGCAATGGCGAGCCGGCCGACGGCCTGAGCGAGGAGGAAATCCTGGCCATCTGCGCCGCTTTCGATGTGCCGCAGACGGTATTTTAA
- a CDS encoding rhamnulokinase — MTNTLNFLALDLGAESGRAILGRFDGRRLVMEEVHRFANGPVRMPSGLHWDVLRLWSEIKTGIGKAALATGGHLAGIGIDTWGVDFALLDRTGALIGNPHHYRDGRTDGMLARAFDLMPRDEIFAHTGVQFMQINTLYQLLAMALNHSPALASAHTLLAIPDFFNYLLTGQTVSEFSIATTTQCCDPRRRTWADPVLAALGIPRSIFPALVDSGADLGPLLADVAAEVGAATARVIAPACHDTGSAVAAVPAEHADFAWISSGTWSVLGAELPEPMITPQSLAYNFTNEGGAGRTFRFCKNIMGLWLVQECRRAWAMQGEELSYGQLTEMAAAAPPLASFVDPNHPDFLKPGDAQTGWMPTRIQAFCARTGQRVPATKGEIVRCALESIALKYRSVLEQAEATLGARLDPIHIVGGGARNQLLSRFTADATGRQVITGPAEATALGNILVQAVAVRSIGSLAEARSLVRQTVEVDVFEPGGREGWDEAFERFEAL, encoded by the coding sequence ATGACAAACACCCTCAACTTCCTCGCCCTCGACCTCGGCGCCGAAAGCGGGCGCGCCATCCTGGGTCGCTTCGACGGCCGCCGCCTGGTCATGGAAGAAGTCCATCGCTTCGCCAACGGCCCGGTGCGGATGCCTTCGGGTCTGCATTGGGACGTGCTGCGGCTGTGGAGCGAGATCAAGACCGGGATCGGGAAGGCGGCGCTCGCAACCGGGGGACACCTGGCCGGGATCGGCATCGACACCTGGGGCGTGGATTTCGCCCTCCTCGACCGCACCGGCGCCCTCATCGGCAACCCGCACCACTATCGCGATGGCCGCACCGACGGCATGCTGGCGCGGGCTTTCGACCTCATGCCGCGCGACGAGATCTTCGCCCACACCGGCGTGCAGTTCATGCAGATCAACACCCTCTACCAGCTGCTGGCGATGGCGCTGAATCACAGCCCGGCCCTGGCCTCGGCCCACACCCTCCTGGCCATACCCGACTTCTTCAACTACCTGCTCACCGGCCAGACCGTCAGCGAGTTCAGCATCGCCACCACCACCCAATGCTGCGACCCCCGCCGGCGAACCTGGGCCGACCCGGTGCTGGCCGCCCTCGGCATCCCCCGCTCGATCTTCCCGGCCCTGGTCGATTCCGGCGCCGACCTCGGCCCCTTGTTGGCCGATGTGGCGGCGGAGGTGGGGGCAGCGACGGCGCGCGTCATCGCCCCCGCCTGCCACGACACCGGCTCGGCCGTCGCCGCCGTCCCCGCCGAGCACGCCGATTTCGCCTGGATCAGCTCCGGCACCTGGTCGGTGCTGGGGGCCGAGCTGCCAGAGCCGATGATCACACCGCAGAGTCTGGCCTATAACTTCACAAACGAGGGCGGCGCCGGGCGCACATTCCGCTTCTGCAAAAACATCATGGGTCTGTGGCTGGTGCAGGAATGCCGGCGGGCGTGGGCGATGCAAGGCGAAGAGCTTTCGTACGGCCAGCTGACGGAGATGGCCGCGGCCGCTCCGCCCCTGGCCTCATTCGTGGACCCCAACCATCCCGACTTTCTCAAACCCGGCGATGCCCAAACCGGCTGGATGCCCACCCGCATCCAGGCTTTTTGTGCCCGCACCGGCCAGCGCGTTCCCGCCACCAAAGGCGAGATCGTGCGCTGTGCGCTCGAAAGCATCGCCCTGAAGTATCGCTCCGTACTCGAACAGGCGGAAGCAACGCTCGGCGCCCGTCTCGATCCCATCCATATCGTCGGCGGCGGCGCCCGCAACCAACTGCTCTCGCGCTTCACCGCCGACGCCACTGGCCGCCAGGTGATCACTGGCCCGGCCGAGGCCACGGCCCTGGGCAACATACTGGTGCAGGCGGTGGCAGTGCGCAGCATTGGCAGCCTGGCCGAGGCCCGCAGCCTGGTGCGGCAGACGGTGGAGGTGGATGTGTTCGAGCCAGGCGGACGCGAGGGGTGGGATGAGGCGTTCGAGCGGTTCGAGGCGTTGTGA
- a CDS encoding 2-oxo acid dehydrogenase subunit E2, which translates to MSTQVLVPPLGQTVDTLTFVRWLKREGEAVRQGEPLFEVETDKANLEVEAPASGILSGVTAGAGQEVAVLSAIAVIGEEGAGGRGQGAGGKPIVAHDSQRALPAANPVTVSPPHPVTVSPPPRLFASPRARVLAAREGVPLAAVAPTGPEGAIIERDVRAFLQRSEVGGQRTEDGGRRSEANDVMITPVAKRVAEEAGIDWRTLAGAGPSGRITREDVEAAVAQISNNQSPITNLQSPTLPFTGIRSLIAERMARSHTQTAPVTLTAEADATALVGLRQDLQADGVEVSYNDLLFVILAKALAEHPRLNASLAADGIQLWRRIDIGLAVDTDRGLLAPVVRDVAGKGLAQIAAETKALAERARAGQCTPDELRGGTFTLTNLGMFGVDAFTPIINLPETAILGLGRIKTQPVWAGDHVEPRQMVWLSLTFDHRLVDGGPAARFLQRLVQLVEKPHLLLA; encoded by the coding sequence ATGTCCACGCAAGTCCTTGTCCCGCCCCTCGGCCAAACCGTCGATACCCTCACCTTTGTGCGCTGGCTCAAACGGGAGGGCGAGGCCGTGCGCCAGGGCGAGCCGCTGTTCGAGGTCGAGACCGACAAGGCCAATCTCGAGGTCGAAGCGCCCGCCAGCGGCATCCTGTCCGGCGTCACGGCCGGCGCCGGCCAGGAAGTGGCCGTGCTCAGCGCGATTGCCGTGATTGGGGAGGAGGGGGCAGGGGGCAGGGGGCAGGGGGCAGGTGGCAAGCCTATAGTGGCGCATGACTCGCAGAGAGCGTTACCGGCGGCGAACCCTGTCACCGTGTCACCCCCTCACCCTGTCACCGTGTCACCCCCTCCCCGCCTCTTCGCCTCCCCCCGCGCGCGGGTGCTGGCCGCACGGGAGGGCGTGCCACTGGCCGCCGTCGCGCCCACCGGACCGGAAGGGGCGATTATCGAGCGGGATGTGCGGGCGTTTTTGCAGAGGTCGGAGGTCGGAGGACAGAGAACAGAGGACGGTGGACGGAGGTCGGAGGCTAACGATGTGATGATTACGCCGGTGGCGAAGCGCGTGGCCGAGGAAGCTGGCATCGACTGGCGCACCCTGGCCGGCGCCGGGCCGAGCGGCCGCATCACCCGCGAGGATGTAGAAGCCGCTGTCGCTCAAATCTCCAATAACCAATCTCCAATAACCAATCTCCAATCTCCAACCCTCCCCTTCACCGGCATCCGCAGCCTCATCGCCGAGCGCATGGCACGCAGCCACACCCAAACGGCCCCCGTCACCCTCACCGCCGAGGCCGACGCCACGGCGCTGGTGGGATTGCGGCAGGATTTGCAGGCCGATGGCGTCGAGGTCTCGTACAACGACCTGTTGTTCGTGATTCTAGCGAAGGCGCTGGCCGAGCACCCCCGCCTCAATGCTTCGCTCGCAGCCGACGGCATCCAACTGTGGCGACGCATCGACATCGGTCTGGCTGTGGACACCGACCGGGGGCTGCTGGCGCCAGTGGTGAGGGATGTGGCCGGGAAAGGGCTGGCGCAGATCGCCGCCGAAACAAAGGCGCTGGCCGAGCGCGCCCGCGCCGGGCAATGCACGCCCGACGAACTGCGCGGCGGCACCTTTACCCTCACCAACCTGGGCATGTTCGGCGTCGATGCCTTCACCCCCATCATCAACCTGCCCGAGACCGCCATCCTCGGCCTGGGCCGGATCAAGACGCAGCCGGTCTGGGCCGGCGACCACGTCGAACCCCGGCAGATGGTCTGGCTCAGCCTGACCTTCGATCACCGGCTGGTGGATGGCGGGCCGGCGGCGCGCTTTTTGCAGCGCCTGGTGCAATTGGTCGAGAAACCGCACCTGCTGCTGGCGTAG